The Solanum lycopersicum chromosome 6, SLM_r2.1 genome has a window encoding:
- the LOC101262623 gene encoding protein S40-4: protein MAASRSYFATANYRFLSTEPDVAMTPDSVFEFDESDVWNSSTVSRSPEFRKKSPSSRISRKQCETKSYRKCSGATAASLPVNVPDWSKILKDEYREYGRRDSDDDVDDDDLDNRIPPHEFLAKQLERTRIASFSVHEGVGRTLKGRDLSRVRNAIWEKTGFQD from the coding sequence ATGGCAGCTTCAAGGAGCTATTTCGCCACGGCAAACTATCGATTCCTCTCCACCGAGCCAGACGTTGCGATGACTCCTGATTCGGTGTTCGAGTTCGACGAATCAGACGTGTGGAACTCATCGACGGTTTCTCGGTCGCCGGAGTTCCGTAAGAAATCTCCGAGTTCAAGGATCTCGAGGAAGCAATGTGAAACGAAGAGTTACCGAAAGTGTTCCGGCGCGACGGCGGCGTCGTTGCCGGTGAATGTACCGGACTGGTCGAAGATACTGAAGGATGAGTATAGAGAGTACGGAAGGAGAGATAGTGACGATGATGTGGACGACGATGATTTGGATAATCGGATTCCGCCTCACGAGTTTTTAGCGAAGCAGTTAGAGAGGACACGAATTGCATCGTTTTCCGTGCACGAAGGAGTTGGGCGGACTCTCAAAGGGAGAGATCTGAGTAGAGTCAGAAATGCTATTTGGGAGAAAACTGGATTCCAGGATTGA
- the LOC101262318 gene encoding large ribosomal subunit protein uL11: MPPKFDPSQVVEVFVRVTGGEVGAASSLAPKIGPLGLSPKKIGEDIAKETSKDWKGLRVTVKLTVQNRQAKVSVVPSAAALVIKALKEPERDRKKTKNIKHNGNISLDDVIEIAKVMQPRSMAKDLSGTVKEILGTCVSVGCTVDGKDPKDLQQEITDGDVEIPQD; encoded by the coding sequence ATGCCGCCAAAGTTCGATCCATCTCAGGTCGTCGAGGTTTTCGTCCGAGTCACCGGTGGTGAAGTCGGAGCAGCGAGTTCACTCGCTCCCAAAATTGGTCCACTGGGTCTTTCCCCTAAAAAAATCGGAGAAGACATTGCAAAGGAGACCTCAAAGGACTGGAAGGGTCTCCGAGTGACTGTCAAACTGACAGTGCAGAATCGTCAAGCCAAGGTATCGGTTGTTCCCTCTGCCGCCGCACTTGTCATCAAGGCGTTGAAGGAGCCGGAACGTGAcaggaagaagacgaagaacATCAAGCATAACGGTAACATCTCACTTGATGACGTCATTGAGATTGCTAAGGTGATGCAGCCTAGATCTATGGCGAAGGATTTGAGTGGAACTGTTAAGGAGATCTTGGGAACTTGTGTATCCGTTGGTTGTACGGTAGATGGAAAGGATCCTAAGGATTTGCAGCAAGAGATTACTGATGGAGATGTGGAGATTCCTCAGGATTGA
- the LOC101262017 gene encoding uncharacterized protein yields the protein MCPLRFILVFFSALLAGYLAWRTVRSSDDLDFANPDDETTKSKSEEERRESDSGEVKFHKFQKIQNGFWVFVDMASGKYLWRNLKSMNNVVDKTN from the coding sequence ATGTGTCCTTTAAGATTCATCTTGGTATTTTTTTCGGCATTGTTGGCTGGTTATTTAGCTTGGAGAACGGTTCGTTCTTCCGATGATCTAGATTTCGCAAATCCCGATGATGAAACAACGAAAAGCAAATCGGAGGAAGAGAGACGAGAATCTGATTCTGGTGAGGTGAAATTTCACAAGTTTCAGAAGATTCAAAACGGATTTTGGGTTTTTGTGGATATGGCAAGTGGGAAATATTTATGGCGAAATCTAAAGTCGATGAACAATGTTGTTGACAAGACAAATTAG
- the LOC101261717 gene encoding protein disulfide isomerase-like 1-4, producing the protein MPSRLIIFLCFSSLLFLTPSHAASSDDNDEFLSFLEDYEDSDEPDTPNHEDPPEVSSPPFDRAQEAEDINIDDENVVALTDSNINDFLEDNKYVMLEFYTPWNGYCKALAPEYADAATELKTENVVLAKINAAKEVEAADSYDVRSFPTIFFFVNSDPELYKGRRTKNAIVSWIKKKIGSGVYNITTTEDAERVLTSEDKVVLAYLDSLVGSVTKQLAAVSKLENDVNFYQTTDPNVAKLFNIEENAKRPALVMLKKEPEKVVHYDGKFKKSSIAKFVSASKLPLVTTFTKETAPLIFASPIKKHILLFASENDTEKLFPTFQDAAKLFKGKLNFVFVKTNDEEVGRPVSDYFGVTGDGPQVIGYIEEDNRKKFRFNEDITLEKIKAFNEDFLEDKLKPFYKSDPIPETNDADVKIVVGNNFDEIILNESKDVFLEIYAPWCRQCQALEPMINKLAHHLHGVESLVIAKMEGTSNEHPRAKFIGFPSLQFFPAGNKSIDPILVDTEPTLVSLYKFIKKNAAIPFKIERPASSKVGVKRENGNARDEL; encoded by the exons ATGCCGAGTCGATTGATCATCTTTCTCTGTTTCTCCTCTCTTCTCTTCCTCACTCCATCACACGCAGCATCCTCTGACGACAACGATGAATTCCTAAGCTTCCTCGAGGACTACGAGGATTCAGACGAACCAGACACCCCGAATCATGAGGATCCTCCCGAGGTTTCTTCGCCGCCATTTGATCGCGCTCAAGAGGCAGAGGATATCAATATTGATGATGAGAACGTTGTAGCATTGACTGATAGTAACATCAATGATTTTTTGGAAGATAATAAGTATGTGATGCTGGAATTCTACACCCCCTGGAACGGATATTGTAAGGCTCTAGCTCCGGAATACGCGGATGCTGCAACGGAGCTGAAAACAGAAAATGTAGTGCTGGCGAAGATCAATGCTGCTAAGGAGGTTGAGGCGGCTGATAGCTACGATGTCCGAAGCTTTCCTACGATTTTTTTCTTCGTTAATAGTGATCCCGAACTTTACAAAGGCCGAAGAACCAA AAATGCGATTGTCTCTTGGATAAAGAAGAAGATAGGATCCGGCGTTTACAATATAACAACAACTGAGGATGCAGAGCGTGTACTAACCTCCGAGGACAAAGTTGTTCTAGCATATCTCGACTCCTTGGTG GGTTCCGTGACTAAACAACTTGCAGCTGTTTCAAAACTAGAAAATGATGTTAACTTTTACCAGACGACAGATCCTAACGTGGCTAAGCTATTCAACATAGAAGAAAATGCTAAACGCCCTGCTTTGGTCATGCTTAAAAAGGAGCCAGAGAAAGTGGTGCATTATG ATGGTAAATTCAAAAAATCTTCAATAGCTAAGTTTGTTTCTGCCAGCAAGCTGCCTTTAGTGACAACTTTTACTAAAGAAACCGCCCCTTTAATTTTCGCAAGTCCAATTAAGAAACAT ATTTTACTTTTCGCCTCAGAAAATGATACAGAAAAGTTGTTCCCAACATTTCAAGATGCTGCAAAACTTTTCAAGGGAAAG CTCAACTTTGTTTTTGTCAAAACGAACGATGAGGAAGTTGGAAGACCGGTATCAGATTATTTTGGGGTCACTGGAGATGGTCCACAG GTTATTGGATACATAGAAGAAGATAATCGCAAGAAGTTTAGATTTAACGAGGACATTACACTCGAGAAGATTAAG GCTTTTAATGAGGACTTTCTCGAAGACAAGCTCAAGCCTTTCTATAAATCAGATCCGATTCCTGAGACA AATGATGCTGATGTGAAAATTGTGGTCGGAAACAATTTTGATGAAATCATTCTCAATGAATCAAAAGACGTGTTTCTTGAG ATCTATGCACCTTGGTGTAGGCAGTGCCAAGCTCTGGAGCCAATGATCAATAAACTAGCACACCACTTACACGGCGTTGAGTCTCTTGTTATAGCCAAAATGGAAGGAACAAGTAACGAGCACCCTCGTGCTAAG TTTATAGGATTCCCGAGTCTCCAATTCTTTCCAGCAGGAAATAAGAGCATTGATCCA ATCCTGGTTGATACTGAACCTACTCTAGTGTCATTGTATAAGTTTATCAAGAAAAATGCAGCTATCCCTTTCAAGATTGAGAGACCAGCTTCTTCTAAAGTAGGCGTCAAGAGGGAGAATGGAAACGCAAGAGATGAATTATGA
- the LOC101261419 gene encoding fasciclin-like arabinogalactan protein 11, whose protein sequence is MMSHLVFSLSLLAIFLHSCTFTLGQNPASAPAPSGPTNITKILEKAGQFTTFIRLLGTTQAGDQINTQLNNSKQGMTVFAPTDNAFSSLKAGTLNSLSSQEQVQLVQFHVLPSFISVSQFQTVSNPLRTQAGDTSPGDFPLNVTTSGNQVNVSTGIVDATVGNTIYTDGELAVYQVDKVLQPLSIFASPSPATAPEPATTETSNLKKKSPAALSPSSGSDDTPADKSGADSVNNVAALAIGAFCFAFWL, encoded by the coding sequence ATGATGAGTCATCTTGttttttctctttccctctTAGCAATTTTCCTCCATTCTTGCACCTTCACCCTCGGTCAGAATCCTGCCTCTGCTCCCGCTCCATCGGGTCCCACCAATATAACGAAAATACTCGAAAAAGCCGGTCAATTCACCACATTTATCCGACTCTTAGGAACTACTCAAGCTGGTGATCAGATCAATACACAATTGAATAATTCGAAACAAGGAATGACTGTTTTTGCACCTACTGATAATGCATTTTCGAGCTTAAAAGCGGGAACTCTCAATTCTCTAAGTTCTCAAGAACAAGTTCAGTTAGTGCAATTTCATGTACTTCCtagttttatttcagtttcACAGTTTCAAACTGTGAGTAATCCATTGAGGACTCAAGCTGGAGATACTAGTCCCGGTGATTTCCCGTTAAATGTAACGACTTCCGGGAATCAAGTGAATGTGTCCACCGGAATTGTAGATGCTACTGTAGGTAATACGATATATACTGACGGCGAGCTCGCGGTTTATCAGGTGGATAAAGTGCTTCAGCCATTGAGTATCTTTGCTTCTCCGTCGCCGGCCACAGCACCGGAACCGGCGACTACAGAAACGTCGAATCTGAAGAAGAAGTCTCCGGCAGCGTTGAGTCCGAGCTCCGGGAGCGATGATACTCCGGCGGATAAATCGGGTGCTGATAGCGTGAACAACGTGGCGGCGTTGGCGATTGGGGCTTTCTGTTTTGCGTTTTGGTTGTGA
- the LOC138349415 gene encoding uncharacterized protein: MEVVPSSEFIFSVYENGRRYIVCLERKVCCCGRFQLDEIPCSHAIAVLKKKNVTDMNPYCSDYYKPDALAKTYEIPMVLMPDKKDLSDPKHLVAETVYLPRYRRSSGRPRKRRRKNADEKISVNTNCCGQCGQEGHNRRTCTFYPKEK; encoded by the exons ATGGAG GTTGTTCCATCATCTGAGTTTATTTTCTCAGTTTATGAAAATGGAAGAAGATATATTGTTTGTCTTGAGCGGAAAGTATGTTGTTGTGGTAGATTTCAACTAGATGAGATACCTTGTTCACATGCAATCgctgtattaaaaaaaaagaatgtcaccGATATGAATCCGTATTGCTCTGATTATTACAAGCCTGATGCGTTggcaaaaacatatgaaattccAATGGTGCTAATGCCAGATAAGAAAGATTTGTCAGATCCTAAACACCTGGTAGCTGAAACTGTGTATCTACCTAGATACAGAAGATCATCTGGAcgaccaagaaaaagaagaagaaagaatgcaGATGAAAAGATTTCGGTGAACACAAACTGTTGTGGACAATGTGGACAAGAAGGGCACAAcagaagaacttgtactttctaCCCAAAAGAGAAGTGA